A region of the Labeo rohita strain BAU-BD-2019 chromosome 5, IGBB_LRoh.1.0, whole genome shotgun sequence genome:
TATAACAGCATTCCTGCTAATGATCCTTACAGGTAAGTTCaaaacacatacataaacacaatCCGAAGGCCAGCATTTGTTCAGATTTTATACTTGACAAACGCAACCATCTAACAGTGGACAAACTTCAATCTTTCTCCACAGGACAAAGCTCATCTGAATATCTGCAGCAACTCCTGTGCCCCTATGAGAACAAGAATGGATCTGAGAACAGGCCCAGGGTGTGGTGCAAAAGAGATGCCCAGGATCAAAACTGCTGTACGGGCTTCTCGTTTCAGCGAGGCGTCAATGTTTTGGAGCAAGGCAACATAGTTGTGAAGGACAATGGAAAGTCCTTCACCATCTCTGTAAGGACACTCACACAAGGGGATGGAGTCTACTGGTGTGggttcatgactgaagacaagATCATCGTTAAACTGGCCGAGGATTATTTTACCAATAGTAAGATGAAATTGCCTACTACTTCTTCTTTAGATGGTTTCCTGAGTGTAAGAGATCACTATGTTAAAAATGctttcagtttgttttaattttcattttaaacaatctatttaaaaatctaaaaatcattgaaatttacagtaaaaaaataaaaaaataataaaacctaTAGTTACTTAAACTTTACGTAAAAACACTATAGCAACATTTAAGCTTTTACAGATTGTAGTAAAAGTAGTAAAAATTGTaggtatattttattaaatgatataagctaattttaatattttagaacaTCAAACGTCAACTGTCAAACAATTTTTAGGAATCTCAATGAATGGTTTTCCAACTGTAaaaagattacttttttcacgTCCAACTACTGTAAACTTAACAGTATTTTACCGCTGAGTTACATTTAATGCCCCCTTAGATTTCTTACTGTTTTTTATCGAATACAGAACTTCACTACCTTTGATTTATTACCAGATTTTTACAGTAGCATTTCAACAGACTTTGACTATTAAAATACGATAATTTTGACAGTTTATTAATCTACGATCATGTCCATTGCAGCTCCTTTTAACTTTGCTTGGTCCATCCTCCGCTGGATTGTATTTGTTTTGCTCGCTGTGATGACCATCTCAGCTCACATTTATTCAAACAGTGAGTCCTCACAAACCACCTAATTACTAAAAACACTTTGAGCTTTGAACATGTCTTTAACctctgtaaatgtttatttttatttgctgaCCTCAGGGAAACATGGAAATACAAAGGTAAGAGCGTGCGGGCTCGTTTTTATCTCATTTCTATCTTTGCCGATAACATCAATAACGTGTTTTTAACTGAAATTTTTAACCTAATTTGCAGACGACATAAGAACACATTACATGACATCTAATGCCAAGAAAAGCAGTGGAAAAATGAGGCAGTCACATTCACTGAAGAATAAAGAAATTTCTATTGTTGTTATtccttattttatataaatgtgtgtatatatataatttgcagAAGGGCTCACAGTGAGAATAGCAGCATGATTATATTATGTTTCATTTGTTAGgtaattcattatatatatatgaagagtttatttgcaaaaatttttttttaacattttcaaaagtaatgttatttattatgttatcatgtttttatagttttatggTGTtatttagctgtattttttagttgttttcacttaataaaaacatgatttttgaaaattgctAAAAAGAAGTTATCTGTTTTCGCAAATGAActctatgtatttatatatatatatatatatatatatatatgtgtgaccttggaccacaaaaccaatcataaggttATGCTGAAATGTGTATGTCACccgaaagttgaataaataagctttccactgatgtatggtttgtctgGATAGGACAATCTTTggcccgagatacaactatttgaaaatctggaatctgacggtgcaaaaatatcaaaatattaaggaaattacttttaaagttggccaaataaaattcttagcaatgcatgttactaatcaaaacttaggttttgatatatttactgtagaaaatttacaaaatatcttaatggaacatgatctttacttaatatcctaatgaattttggcataaaagaaaaaacaataattttgacccatacaatttattgttggctatcgctacaaatatgcttgtgctacttaagactggttttgtggtccacaaatgcatatatatatatatataatcaataaataaatagaatatctatctatctatctatctatctatctatctatctatctatctacctacctatctatctatatatatatatatatatagttttaaaatgttttctttttaaaacttttttttctttctttatatgCCTGAACTTATCAAATAAATTTtcttaacatatattaaaaaacattattgccTATCATGCAATGTAACAAATCAACAAAGAGCACATAATTCAACATAATTTTGAAGAATGCCaactatttgatttttttttatcattgcaCACACCGTCTGCATCAAAGACTTGAAGCTGAAATGAAGTTAAACATTGTCTGCCATCTTTGCTAACTTGCTTTCATTACaagtacaacagaaaaaatgtaaaaaagttacCAAAAAAATAGTAAACCATAATTGTATATTGTTTGTATTGATTTAAAGTTTCAAACAGCACAGTTTCAATAATCagtgatttcatcaaaaattagaccaaaaaaacaaaacacagatgataaataatacattgtagatcttttcttgtaatttaCCATCATAAAACAATAAGTTTGACAAAAACGATGGAgtgcaaaaattaaaaagtaataattacagACAAATTAAAAAACCTAAAAGTAAAACACAATTTTGCATAACTACACAGTAGATAGATCTCAATGTTTTATCCAAGCACACTCGTTACTGGTCTATTTGAGCTCTTTAAAGTGTTGTACTTTCAGTATAATTTCCTTTAAGGCATTTCCTGATTTAAAGATTGCGAAAATAGTTCTGTCTGCTGTCATAACTACTCCCATATCACGAGtgcatttattaagcaaaaTCCTTGACATTTCTAAAATAGTTTTCTTGATATATTTTGGGCAAACAAATAATCCTACAATGAAATACAGTATATTCATTTCAAACACTAAACACACGGCAAAACTACATGAAGCCAAGCTCTCAGAACATCTATTGAGCATCTACATAAATACCAATTCATCCACAAGGTaacaaataaagcaataaaatcaATGAAAAACCTTGTATTGGAGTGGTAGTGGTTCACATAtgtaatgacaaaaatattgcAACCATATAAAAGCGAGCATGTAAACATTCAGAAAACACAATGTGATGAGTGAAAATGGTCCATTTCGATCCAAAAAATGCAAATCACAACATGCAAGTCTTAACAATTTtgcatggcttttccatttatTGCAGTTTGAGCCCAAAGGGTGTGAACTACGCCAGCCATCCCAACCTCTTCAGGGATGGACGGTGGATTGGCAAGTGTTTGTAGCAAATGGAAAACCAGTCTGAAGCTTTTCGTAGCCTGTCAGTCCGATCCGACACGTTGTCAAGTGTTGGCCTGCTAAAGAAAGCAtgtgtttttgtggtttttaatgaaaacattttcaagCTTGTGGTACCAATGCGCCTTTCTTtagcagagagagagacagagtgttACAGTTCCTCATAGTCGCCCTCTTCTCTTTTTGCTGAACTGCCTTCTCCAGCCAGAAAAGCCTCAAGGTCATCAGTTTTCTTGCTTCgtgactttctttttctcttctcCTTTTCCTCTGTGGTCACACCTGCCTCATCTCTTTCCTTTTTCTTGTGTTTGCTTTTCTTCTTGCTGCTTTTGTCATCATCCTGAGATGAAATACAAAGTAGTTATAAAACAAGAGTCTGtcatttcatttatgaatgattctatttgaatataattcaCCTCTTTActcctctttttctttttcttcttttccttGGAatgtttgctttctttttctATGAGAAGAAAAATAGAAAGCGTTTATTGATGCCTGAAGATTTCTTCTCAAATTGTTGCTCATTCTGGCCAAGGatgcatttacactaccagtcaagagtttatgaacggtaagatttttaatgttttttaatgtttcttctgctcataagcctgcatttatttgctccaaagcacagcaaaatatttttactatttaaaataacttttttctatttgactataatttaaaatatttattttgtgacatCAAgtctgaattttagcatcattactgcagctacgtgatccttcagaaatcattctaatattctgatttgctgcccaaaaatgtttattattattatgttgaaaacagctgagtagaatttttttcaggtttcttagatgaatagaaagtttagaagaacaacatttatctgaaacaaaaaatcttttgtgacatcagtgtctttatcatcacttttgatcagtttaaagcatcctcgcTAAATGAAAGCAagtaatcgcatccaaaataaaagtgttgtttatgtattagtgttgtcacgatactgGAATTTCTAACTTCGATACGATACCTTGAAAAATATCGATATTCGATACCATTTCGATACCACGAAAACTGCCACAATATTAAGGgggtacttttttttatttaaagataaatataGCAAATCTAGAAGATGACAATGAGGTATAGTttacatgaacaaaaatgttttgaggtACTACACTGCTACAGCCCTGTTCAGCTTCTTATAGCTTAATTTGAGTTTGCTTCATACTTTCTTTGCTGTTCAAATACAGCTGGTAGTGTAGGTTGTGAgcgtgttgtttttgttgaagGTCAAGTCTTATCATCTTTCTGGTGCCaaactttaataaactttttttgtttgttttgttttgtttttagaccaaattttttttaaatgacctgaATTATCTAACTAATCTTAGAACTTAAGCTAATGGTTATagatatttgttaacattagttaacatgaataaacaatgaaaaatacttccaaaacatttattaatcttagttaaaagttaatttaaactaacatttacaaatacatgAACTAATTAAAATCCAAAGTTctatctgttaatattttttcattggaCCAGAGCTAACATCTGTTGTCTTTTTATTACCTACTGttatcattaaaatatactgtaactaATGCATTGCTCATCGTTCATAAATGCtggttaatacattaaaattatttgatgaacagaTTTTAATGCCAGACTCATATATAATCAACGATCCACGCGAAAACAGTGCTCAGTTGTTCACTGGATCAAAATCAAGACAAATTGCAGAATTTAGGCAACATTTTTTGgaataaagttaaataagcACGAGttgatttacattaaatgtagtaacagagctacagcaagcgatttttagtgttataaatccgtttgtcctttgaaacttccgcgtcttcattgagagtgcgggtcatggttgcttagcaacggcAGACGTACAGTATTTATACAAACActgttatgtataaataaataaacatacattcatgtatatatttaagaaaaatgtgttatgtttatatattaaaaaattgtatatataatatcagttacatgaaaataaatatatacatgtaaatacttgtaattactttcaaaatatatactgtaggtgtgtatatttatatatacataataaatatacatagtaaatacacatatattatgcaatcaaaaacttttatttcggATCTGACtgatcgcgattaatcgtttgacagtactaataaatttctataatttctttcccaaaacaaaattactcaactgttttatatattgataataataataaaaaataaataaaaataaaataataataataataataataataataataataatatgtttcttgaacaacaaaacaacatattagagtgatttctgaaggatcgtgtgatgctgaagacttgcgtaatgacgctgaaaatgtggctttgatcacaggaataaattacattttaaaatatatttaaacagaaagcagttattttaaatagtaaaaatatttctaaattttactgttttgctatactccggatcaaataaatgcaggcttggtgagcagaagagacattaaaaatcttcctgttcaaaaccttttgactggtaatgtatttaatcaaaaatacagcaaaaaaaggtaatattgtgaaatattaaacttacatttatggaaaaaaaatctctagGAAAGCCTAAATTTACTGTTAAATTGTCTATCACTAATATTGTCTATTCAAATAATTGGTTTCCAATAGCAACATTTTTCCATTGACTTGCCATCTTGTTCCTCGCTGCTGTCTTTGCTTTTGATTGACTTTTCCTCGATTCCTAGGCCAAAGAGGTCACCgtcatttttgcttttaaaggaGAGTACAGTAGGTTTCATGGGCTCAGGAATTTTAGCTGTTGAGATATCATCATCCGATAGATCAGGAATATCATCTCTAACCGGGAAAGATTCCTGGAGCAAACAAGAAAGGAAAGATCATTTTGGGTTACATGATCCATACAATAACCAAACGTGAACTACAATGTCCATCATCAACTTCAGTTTAGTACCTTAGTTACTTTCTGCATGACTTCCTCCTCACTCTCAAAGTCAGGGTCATCCATGACAAACGAAAGCATCTGTTTGGCCACAGGCTCTTCTGGGTCTGTGTCAGAAGACTCTGCCTGAGCcgatttttctttctgttttacaaCCTGTGTTTGGGGATCTGCCAGGGCTCCTGATTCAGATACTGTCTGCAGTGGCTGTGTATTGTGTACTGGAGTGGGACTAAGAATGGAA
Encoded here:
- the si:ch211-102c2.4 gene encoding uncharacterized protein si:ch211-102c2.4: MSLITAFLLMILTGQSSSEYLQQLLCPYENKNGSENRPRVWCKRDAQDQNCCTGFSFQRGVNVLEQGNIVVKDNGKSFTISVRTLTQGDGVYWCGFMTEDKIIVKLAEDYFTNTPFNFAWSILRWIVFVLLAVMTISAHIYSNRKHGNTKTT